The following are from one region of the Ischnura elegans chromosome 12, ioIscEleg1.1, whole genome shotgun sequence genome:
- the LOC124169048 gene encoding cuticle protein 1-like translates to MAAKLIALALCVAAAMGTDVPAAKYPAGVSPHACPNYPYCDNVALAVGAVAPYAAHAYAAYGNHGGALYPAGVDPHTCPNYPYCDNVALAAHGAHGWAGWHGWAGHAPAWAHWGVPGVYGSGAGAKYPAGVDPHTCPNYPYCHY, encoded by the coding sequence ATCGCCCTTGCCCTTTGCGTGGCAGCCGCCATGGGGACTGACGTCCCAGCGGCCAAATACCCCGCCGGAGTGAGCCCTCACGCCTGCCCCAACTACCCCTACTGCGACAACGTAGCCCTGGCCGTTGGTGCCGTAGCACCGTACGCAGCTCACGCCTACGCCGCATATGGAAACCACGGTGGTGCCCTCTACCCTGCCGGAGTCGACCCTCACACCTGCCCTAACTATCCTTACTGCGACAACGTTGCCCTCGCAGCCCACGGAGCTCACGGTTGGGCCGGCTGGCACGGTTGGGCTGGGCACGCCCCCGCCTGGGCTCACTGGGGAGTTCCAGGAGTCTATGGTTCTGGAGCTGGAGCCAAGTACCCCGCTGGAGTTGACCCACACACCTGCCCCAACTACCCCTACTGCCATTACTAA